A segment of the Desulfonauticus submarinus genome:
TAATTTTGTTCAAGAAAATAAAGCACTTAAGCAAGAGTTAGTTGTTCTTAAAAAGCAAATTAAAGATCTTAAAGTTCAATTAGAAAAAACTTCTACACCCGTTAGAGCTACTCAGGCTAATTTATGGGCAGAAGTGGAGAGTTTGCGGGTTCAGGTGGCATCTTTAAGTGGAAAAATAGATACAATTTTACGAGAGCAAGCAGCAACACAAAATGCTACTAATAACGCTACTAAGAGCGTTGATGAGCTTACTCATAAAGTAGAGGCTCTTGAAGGTAAGTTGACTGCATTAAGTAGTAGATTAGGTATAGATTTGGAAGAAAGCCTAGATAAACCTCAAGATCAGGCAATAAAGAAAAAGCCTATTATAGAACCAGATAATCCAGAGGATCTTTATAAAAAAGCTTTAGATTCTTTTTATAAAAGAAAATATGATCTTGCTCAGACTTTGTGGGATGAGTTTGTTCGAGAATATCCTAAGCATAAATTAGTTCCTAACGCATATTTTTGGCAAGGAGAATGTTTTTTTCAAATGGAAGACTATAAACGAGCAATTTTAGCTTATCAAAAAGTAATAGAAAGATTTCCAAAGTCGAGTAAAATAGCGCCTTCTCTCTTAAAACAGGCTATTTCTTTTGCAAAAATAAAGAAAAATAAGGCGGCTATTTTATTGTTAAAAGATGTTATAAAAAAATTTCCAAAAACTATAGAAGCTAGGCGAGCCAAGGCATTTTTAAGTAAATTGGAAGGAGCTAAGTAGATGAATAAAAAATATCCCTCTAAAATTATTGCTTTACATTTTGCCTCAGGTGTATCCCGACAACCTATGATGTGTAATTTAGCAAGAAAATTTGATTTAACGTTTAATATTTTAAAAGCCAGGATTACTCCAAAAGAAGAAGGACATATGATTATTGAGCTCACGGGTCCAGAAGAGGATTTTCAAAAAGGTCTTTCTTATTTACAAGAAAATGGTGTTTCTATTCAAGAAGTAGCTCAAAATATCGCTAGAGATGAAAATTTGTGTATGCATTGTGGAATTTGTTTAAGTTTGTGTCTTACTGGTGCTTTATCTTTAAATCCAAAAACTAGGCTTATAGAGTTTAATCCTGAAAAGTGCACTGCATGTGGAAGATGCACAAAAATTTGTCCTGTGAAGGCCATGCAGGTCCAAATTGACACTAATGGTGAATAATCGTATATAGGATAGTAGTATGGACATTTATGAGAAAGAGAAGATGTTGTTATGAACCAAGAGAGTAGAACTTTTTCTAGGGTTAAAACCCGTTTGAAGATGTATTTTAGGCCAACTTCTAAAGATGCAAGGCCATTGTTTTTAGGGTGCGTTGGTTGTGAGAGTCAATCCACAGGATTTGAAGACTTCCATTCTCCCCACCTTCCAAAAGAGTTTTTTGATTTTTTGCTTAACTTAGACAATAAGCTAAATATGATTTTAAATTTTTTAAGCCAAAAAACTTTAAGTCAGGAATATCCATACCAAGGAGAAGTTATTGAAATAAGTGGGGCAGGTTTTAAATTTATTTCCTCTACTCCTGTGAAGGTCGGAGATTTTATAGAAGCAGCTGTTGCGTTGTCTTCTGTGCCTCCTGTATTGATAGGCGTGGTAGGTGAAGTTATTCGAGAAGAAATTATTCATGATCAAAAAATATATGCTTTTAAATATGTTCACATTAGGGAATCTGATAGAGAACAAATCGTACAATTTGTTTTTAAAGAACAAAGGGAGATTCTACGTGAACAACGGCTTTAATTTAGATTCGCTAGAAGAGATTAACAAGTTGGTTTTTTTATATCTTCAAGCTAGAGGAGGGAAGAGCTTTCCAGGATTTATTCACAATTTGAATAATTATTTGCATCTTTTAAAGATGCAGCACTCTCTTTTAGAAAAAAAGATTCAAAAAGAAACATTAGAAGATATTCCTGTGTATTTTGAGCGCTTTGCTCAAGCTTTTAGCGGAGTAGATAGATTAGTTAGCTTAGCTGGTGAAAGAGATTTTTATTTAAGTAAAGAAATAGAACGTTTTAGTATAAATAGTTTTATAGAGTGGTTTAAAGATTTTTGGGTTAATGATTTGTTTTTTAAACATCAGATAAAATTAAATATTTGTTTAAATATAGATTCTCCTTTGCAACTTGCACCTTATATTTTAACTTTTTGTTTGGAAGAAGGGCTGTTTAATATATTAGAAGAATTACAGGACAAAGAAGGAACCTTTGATCTTTCTTTAAATGTGAATAAAGTAGAACAAGATATAATATTTGAGCTTATCTCTCCTACTGTATTAAAGGTAAAGAATCCCTTTGATCCTTTTGTTTCCACTAAGAAAAAACATTTAGGCTTAGGTCTTTTTTTAGGGGCTAAACTACTTTCTACTTGTAAAGGGAGTTTAGATTTATTTGCTAAAAATGACTTAACTATTTATCAAATAATTATTCCTATAAAAAATTAGGAGGCACTTTTTGAAAGACTTAAGTCAAGAAATATTGGATAATTTGAGCTCTAAGTTGGAAGTATCTTTAAAAGATGTTATAGCAGAGGTTTTAGAAAAGGAGGTTAGCAAAGCCTTAGCTAAGACCTTAATGGAAAGTGAATTTTATCGAAATTTAAGTGAGGAACTTCGTTCAGGTTTAAAAAATATTTATAGTAATATTGAGGAAACAAAAAAAACAGGTCTTTCTCAAAAAGAAACAGAATATTTATTAAATGAAACTTCTGATCAACTTGATGCTATTTTACGAACCACTGAGCAAGCCACAATGGAAATAATGGGCTTAGTGGAAAAACATTTAGATCAGATGCCTCAAATAGAGGAGATTTGTCAGAGAGTAAAGAAAGGTCAGGTTTGTCCAGAAGATGGGTTTACTCTTTTGGCTTGGCAAAAAAGCTTAAATCAAGACCTTTTATCTATTATGACTAGTCTTAGTTTTCAGGATTTGACAGGGCAACGAATTAAAAAGATTATTGATGCCTTACGTCAAATAGAAGAACAAGTGTTTCAACTTTATGTATCTTCTAGTCTTAGTTTAAAAGTAAAAGAAAAAAATCCTGATAAAGATTTTGAAGAAATAAAACAAGAAGCCCAAGCTAAAATGTCGGAATTAAAAGGACCTCAAGAAAAGGTAAAGCAGGAAGATGTAGATGAACTCTTAGCTGAGCTGGGGTTGTAGGTTTCTACTATCTATCGGTCTTTCTCATTTCTATTATTTTTTAATATCTGGCTCAAAAAATATCCATTTTACTTGAGGGAAATGTTTTTTTAATATTTGTTCGCATTGATTAATATCATTAACTAGTTCTAGTGCTGATTTTTTTAAATTCATTTTTGCTTTGACAGCCACCATAACATTAGGTCCTAGTTGAAGAGTAATAAGATTTAAAACTTGTTTTATTTCAGGTTGTTTTTCCAAAAGCTCAATTATTTTTTCTTTTATTTCTGGTTCTACTCCTTGTCCTATTAGTAGTTCGTAAACTTCACTTCCAATTGCTAAGGCGATTACAATAAGTAAAATCCCTATCAAAATACTTCCTAAGGCATCATAAAAAGGATTTTGGGTAATGATACTTAAAACTATAGCTAAAAATGCAAATGTTAAACCTATAATTGCTGCACTATCTTCTCCAAATACTACCAGGAGTTCGCTTTGACGTGTTTTTTTAAACCAGGTCAATAGAGTTTGATTTTTACGTACTTTATTGATTTCTTTAAGGCATCCAATAAGAGATATGCCCTCTGCTAAAAGTGAGAATAGAAGCACTCCTAGAGCTAAAAATGGGTAAGAAATTGTTTTTGGATGTTTTAGTTTATAAAAGCCTTCGTAAATAGAAAACATTCCTCCCATAGAAAATAAAAGCAAAGCAACAATAAAAGACCAAAAAAAGATCGCTTTACCGTGCCCTAAAGGATGTTTTGGAGTAGGAGGGCGACGTGATAACTTTAATCCCCATAAAAGCAAGAGTTGATTTCCTGTATCTGCTAAGGAATGGATAGCTTCTGCAAGTAATGATCCTGAACCAGTAAAGAGTGCTGCTCCTAGTTTGGCAATAAAAATTGCTAAATTTGCTCCTAAGGCAAAAAAAATGGATTTTAAAGAATTGGGTTTGGGCATGACTCGTTTGTAATGGTGTTATGTTAATTACCTATTTTAATGAATTTAGCGCCAAAAAAATATTCTTTTTCTGTTTGGAAATTTGGTTTAATTATGCATTCTAATTTAACTTTAGAGGAATATTTTTCAAGTAAAAAATTTACTTGTTCCTCATTTTCTTTTTTGGTGACTGTGCAAGTAAGATATAAAAGCACTCCTCCTTTAGGAAGTACTTGAAAAGTATTGGAGAGGAGTTTTTGTTGAATAGCGGATAATTGCTTAATATCTTTTAAACTGCGTTTCCATTTTATGTCAGGACGTTTTGCTAAAACTCCAAGCCCAGAACAAGGTGCATCTAATAAGATAGTTGTTACTTTTTTAAAAGGAGGTTGTTTGGCATCTGCTCTAAAGATTTTTGGTTTAAGATTCCAAACATGAAGTTGTTGTTTTAAAAAGAGTAGTCTTTTTAGATTAATATCACTAGCAAAAGGCTTAAACCCAAGCCTATAAAGAACAAAAGATTTGCCCCCACTTCCAGCACATGCATCCCAAATAGGTTCTTTTATTTGGGAGATTAATTTTAAAAGTATTTGTTGGCTAGCAAGACTTTGGGGATAATAAGGAATATTATTTTTTTTAAAAAAGGAGAAAATTTTTTCTTCCCACTTGGGTTTTATACTAAATCCACAAGGTGTTTCTTGTAAAATCCCTGGTTTTAGCTCTTTAGGAATGGTTATAGGTTTTAAGAGTAAAAGGGATGTTGGAGGTCGTTTAAGAGAAGATTTTAAGAAATTCTCCACATCGGTTTTGTTTTGTTCTTTTAAAAGCAGTTCTACTATCCAAAAAGGCATTGAGTATTTTCTAGACAAAAATGTAGCCAGGGATGGATTGTCTTGTTTAAAGATAGTATCTGTTAGATCTATTTGTGTGCATTTTCTTAAAACTGCATTTACTAATCCGCCAAGTTTGGCATTATATTTGTTTTTAATAAGGTTTACACTCCAAGATAAAGTGGCATAGGCTGGGATTTTAGATAAATAATAAAGTTCATAACAACTTAAGCCCAACACAATTTTTATATCCAAGGGAAGTTTATTCCATTTAGGTAAAAATAAAGTCTTTAAGAGATATTCTAATTGTCTTTTATATCGAAAATATCCATAGCAGAGTTCTGTAAGTAATGCTTTGTCTTGTTGATTTTCTAATTGGTTTAGGGATTGATTAAGTACAGCTTGTAAATCTTGGCCATTGAGAGTTTTTTTTACTATTTGTAATGATGTTGATCTAATAGGATCAATTTTTTGTTTTTTCATTTTTGGATTACAAAGTGTCCCAAAGCTTTTTCTACTTGCTCAATAGGTACTAGAGTATCTAGGCAAGGCCCTTTAGGTCGTTGGTTTAAAATTCCATAGACAGGTAGCGGATAGGTATCTTGTATTCCACTGGCTAGGTCTCGTTCACAAGCTACAGCGATAATCATTTTAGGTCTTGTCTGGACTACAATGCGTCTAGCAATAGTACCTCCAGTGGCTATGGCCATATGTACTCCAAATTTTTTATGTAATTTAATAAGGTCAGCAATAGGGCATTTTCCACATAGTTTGCAGTTGTAGATATTGTAAGTAAGGCGTCTTGAACATCGACTATTTTGTAAACAATGAGGTAAAAGAAGCAGTACTTCATTTGGAGAATATTTTTTATATTCACTTAAGACTAGTTCGTTATTTACTTTAATAAAAGATGCTCGTACTTTTTGTTTTGAGATGTCAAAAAGTTTCCCTACTAAAACCATAAGAGGTAGGAAAAATTTAATAGTAAGCCCTCTAATTTTGTGGGCAAATAAAATATTTCGTTTCCAAAGAATACTTAATACTAATCCTAATGATGACCACGCAATAAATAAAATAAGCACAATAATAATAAAGCCTAGAATATAAGGAGCAAAAGGATGGATGGACTTTAAGCCTATGTAAGGAATAAGCCAAAGTAGAATTAAAAACAGAGAGAGTAAAACAGAGGTAAGCGTAATTAAACCAATAAATAATCGTTTTTTAGCCGGAATGGAGTCAGATATTTCTTCTAAAAGAGATTTATATTTGTTCACTTTTTTGGTGCTGTTTTACATTTACTTAAAAATCCACAGAAAAATGCCGTAGCATCCATTATTTTACTATTTGCAGGTTTTAATTTTGATACTAAATAAAATCTGTCTTTACAAACAAAAAAAAGAGTATTGTCTTCTATTTTAGCAATTTGACCTGGTTTAAAGTTGTGATTTTTAGGTAGCTGGTCGCCTACTTTTCCTGGGAAAAGTTGTACTTGAATATTTTTCCCATCTGCTTTGGTAAAATAAAAAAAAGCTCCAGGCCAGGGATAGAGCCCACGAATTTGATTGTGAACCTCTAGGGCTGATTTGTTAAAGTCTATTAATCCTTCTTCTTTACAAAGTTTTGGAGCATAAGAGGCTCTTTCTTCTGGTTGAGGAAGAGGGGTTAATTTTCCTTGGCTCATTTTGGTAAGAGCTTCTACAATGAGCTCTCCGCCTAAGTTAGCCAATTCATCATGGAGAGAAGCAGCAGTATCATCAATTCCAATGGCAAGGGCTCTTTGCAGTAAAATTGGCCCTGTATCCATGCCTTCATCCATAAGCATAATAGTAATTCCTGTTACTTTTTCGCCATTTAAGATAGCTCTTTGAATGGGAGCCGCTCCTCTATATTTAGGCAATAATGATGCGTGTACGTTTAAAGGAGCTATTTTGGGAATTTCTAAAACACTTTTAGGTAGAATAAGTCCATATGCAGCTACAACTAAAAAATCTGGATCTAAAGACTTTAAGGTTTCTATAGCTGCTGGCTCTTTAAAAGTTTTAGGTTGAAAAATAGGTAGGCCGTGTTTTTGGGCTAGTTCCTTTACAGGGCTACACTTTATTTTTCTACCTCGTCCACATGGTCTATCAGGTTGGGTATATATTCCAACAATATCTCCTTGCGGCCATTTTAAGATATATTTTAAAATAGTAGCCGCAAACTCAGGAGTGCCCATGAAAACTATTTTTTTCTTTGTTTGAGCCATTTTTTTAGCCTTTTATCATAAAGATTACGTTTTAGCCTGCTGATGCGATCAATAAACAAGATTCCTTCTAAGTGATCTATTTCGTGTTGGAGACAAATCGCCAGTAATTCTTCAGCTTCTAACTCTATTTTTTCTTTGTCTAAATTTGTAGCAACTACTTTTACCTTGGCTGCTCTTTTAACTTTTGCTCTATAACCAATAACACTTAAACATCCTTCTTCGCTTTCTATTTCACCTTCTCGATAGATAATTTCAGGATTAATCAAGGTTAAAAGAGATTCTCTTTTTTTAGGTCCAGAGATGTCCACAGTTATTAAGCGAATATTTTGGCCTATCTGGGGAGCAGCTAAACCAATTCCGTCATTTTCATACATGGTAAGGGCCATATTTTGGGCCAATGTTTTTATTTCTTCATCTATGGTTTCAATGGGTATAGATTTGCGGGTCAAAATTTCATTAGGATAGGTAATAATTTTTAAAACTTCGCTCATTATCTTTTAAACCTCTTTTAACACTATTGTTTTGTGAGAAAATTTGTAACATGCTTAGCTTATTTTTTTTCTTTTACTTTAAGCCCCAACTCTCTTAATTGTCTTGAGCTTACTTTTGACGGAGCTTCTGTTAGTAAACAAGTTGCTTTCTGAGTTTTTGGAAAAGCAATAACATCTCTAATTGATTTTGCCTTTGTCATAAGCATAATAATACGATCAAAACCAAAGGCAATACCTCCATGAGGAGGAGTCCCATATTTTAAGGCTTCAAGTAAAAAACCAAATTTTTCTTCTGCTTCTTGGGAATCAATGCCAAGTACTTTAAACATTTTATTTTGAAGGTCTTGAGTATGAATACGAATAGAGCCACCGCCAATTTCATGACCGTTTAAAACTAGATCATAGGCTCTGGCGAGGACCTTTTCAGGTTCTTTTTCAAGTAAAGCTAAATGTTCTGGTTTAGGTGCTGTAAATGGATGGTGTCTGGCTACCCAACGTTTTTCTTCTTCATCCCATTCTAGAAGAGGAAAATCAACAACCCAGGTAAAGGCATAAGTGTCTTTTGGAATTAGATTAAACATTTCAGCTAATTTTATTCTTAAATAACCTAGGGCTGTATTTACTATCTCAGGATTTCCTGCTTGGAAAAAGACAATATCCCCTACTTTTAGATCTAGAGCATTAGTTATTCCTTGTTTTTCTTCTTCACTTAAAAATTTAGCAATAGGAGATTGCCATTCATTATCCTTGATTTTTATCCAAGCCAGCCCACCAGCTCCATATATTTTCACTAATTCTGTTAAATCATCGATTTCTTTTCGGGATAATTTAGCTCCTTGGGGTAATTTTAAGGCCTTTACTAAAGAGGCTTGTTTAAATAATCTAAATTCAGAATTTTGAACAATATGGGTAATATCTTTTAACTTTAGATCAAATCTAATATCTGGCTTATCTAAACCATATTCTTCAATAGCTTGGGCATAACTTAGTCTTGGAAAAGGCAAGTTGACCTCTATATTTAGAATATCTTTAAATAGCTTGGCAATAAGTCCTTCTGCCATTTGAATTACATCTTCTTCTTCTACAAAAGACATTTCTATATCAATTTGAGTAAATTCTGGTTGTCTATCTGCTCGTAAGTCTTCGTCTCTAAAACATTTAACAATTTGGTAATACTTATCAAAACCAGAAAACATTAAGAGCTGTTTAAAAAGTTGTGGTGATTGTGGAAGTGCATAGAAACTTCCTTGGTTTAATCTACTTGGGACTAAAAAATCTCGAGCCCCTTCAGGAGTTGATTTAGTTAAAATGGGTGTTTCTATTTCTAAAAAACCACATTCATTGAGGTATGAACGGACGCTTTGGGCGGCTTTGCTGCGTGTAATAATATTTTTGGTCATATAAGGCCGTCTTAGGTCGAGATAGCGATATTTTAAACGAAGATTTTCCGAAACTTCTGCTCTGTCTTCAATAAGAAATGGAGGAGTTTTAGAATTGTTTAATATCTTAAAATCCTTAACAACAACTTCTATTTCTCCTGTTTTTAATTTTGGATTAATCATGTCCTTAGGCCGAGGTCTAACTAGACCTTTAATAGCAATAACATCTTCACTTCGTAAGATATGAGCTTTTTCTAAAGCATCTTTGTTTACTTCTGGAGCAAATACTACTTGAGTAAGGCCTTCTCTGTCTCGTAGATCAATAAAAATAAGTCCACCATGGTCTCTTCTAAATTGAACCCATCCCATAAGACAAACTTCTTGGCCATCATTTTGCAAAGTTAACTCTGCGCAGTGGTGGGTTCGTTTCCAACCGTTTAGTTCATCTAAAATAACTTTTCTTTGTGTTTCCATATTTATCCCCTTTTAAGCTATAGTGCGTAAAATTATATAATTAAGAAGAGTAATCTTAAAAATTAATGCCTAGAGCTTGTTCTATATCTTCTAGAGCAATGGTTTGTTGAAGACCTGTTTCCATGTTCTTTGCCTGAATTACTCCTGAGGATAATTCATCTTCCCCTAGAATAAGGCAAGTTTTAACCTCTTTTTTGTGAGCGTATCGTAGTTGGCTTTTTAGACTTTTAGCCTCAAAACTTACCTCGCCTTTAAAACCTTTATTTCTAAGTTTTTGGGCAAGTAAAATTGCCTGATTAAGGGCTTTATCAGAAAGCACAGCTAGAAAAAAATCTTGTTTAAAGTTGTTTTGTTTGTCTAGCAAAAGGGCAATACGCTCCATGCCACAGGCAAAACCTAGACCTGGAATATCAGGTCCACCTAAATTTTTAACTAACCCATCATATCTACCGCCCCCTGCAATAGCGCTTTGAGACCCTATATTAGGATTTTCTGCAATTATTTCAAAAGTGGTTCTTTGATAATAATCTAAACCTCGAACTAGGAGGTGGTTTAATGTATAATTGAGCCCAGCTTTATCTAAAATAGCAAGAACATCTTTAAAATGTTTTTGACATTCTAAACAGAGAGAGTCTATTATTTTTGGTGCAGACGCAACCATTTCTTTGCAGGTAGAGACCTTACAATCTAATACTCGTAAAGGATTGGTTTGTTTCCTTCGTTTACAATCAGCACATAACTTTGATTCATCAATATGTTGAAGAAAAGATAAAAGTTTTTGTTTAAACTGTGGCCTACATTTGGGACATCCCAAAGAATTTATTTCTAAATGAAAATTATCTAATTTGAGGGCAGTAAGATAATGCCATAACATAAGAATTAACTCACCATCAGCCTGAGGAGTAGTAGGCCCAAAAAATTCTACATCGATTTGATGAAATTGTCGCATGCGCCCTTTTTGAGGACGTTCATACCGAAACATAGGCCCAAGGGTAAAATATTTGGCTATACTTCCTTGGGAAGGGCCTGATTCGATAAAAGCTCTTACCATTCCTGCTGTTGCCTCTGGACGCAAAGTGAGACTTCTGCCCTTACGATCTTGGAAAGTATACATTTCTTTTTGAACAATGTCTGTTTCTCCGCCAATAGTTCTAGCAAAAAGCTCTGTTTTTTCTACAATAGGAATACGGACTTCATTACAGCCATAAGCACTAAAAACTTGTCTTGCTGTTTCTTCCATTTGCACATACACAGTGCTTTCAGGTGGAAATAGATCTGCAAAGCCTTTGATTTTAGTTATTTTGTTCATTTGTTTACCTTTAAGATTATAATAATTGCTTTGTATTAAATTTTTTCTTAAGAAACTGATTTTTGTAGTGCAAATAAGGTAGACTTGTCAAAGTTTTAAAGGGAGTGGATATGAAGGGTGAGTTAAAGGCTCTTGGTTTTGTAGGATATAAAAATTCAGGGAAGACTTCTTTAATTGTAGAAGTGGCTAAAACCTTAACAGCTCAAAAATATAAGGTAGTGATGGCAAAATTTTCTCATCATGACTTTGATCGTGAGGATACAGATACAAAGAAATTTAAAAAATGTGGGTGTATAAGCATAGGATTAAGTGAAAATGAAACGTTTATAAGTTGGCCTTTTTTTAAGTCCTTAACAGATATTTTGCCATTGTTAGACGCAGATGTTTTACTAGTAGAGGGCGGAAAAGATTTAGGATGGCTTCCGCGTATAGTTTTGCCTAAAGACGAAGAAGATTTTGATAAATTGGATAATGGTTTAGTGTTGGGTTATTATCACAATTCGCTTAAATTTAAGTATAAACAATTTAAAAATCCTGCAGAAGTAGCTTCTTTAGTTTTAGAAAAAGGTTTTGCTTTGCCTGGTTTAAACTGCGGAGCCTGTGGATTTGAAGATTGTTCTGGACTTGGAAAAGCTATTGTTCAAAACAAAGCAGATATTTCTTTTTGTAAGATATTAAATAATAGTGAGACTATCGTAAAAGTAGATAATAAGAGGATTTTACTAAATCCTTTTGTAGAACGAGTATTAAAAAATAATATTTTAGCTGTTTTAACAGAGTTAAAGGGTTTTAAAAAAGGCAAAATTGAGGTTAAATTTACAGTATAGATTTTATTTTTCCACCTTTATTTTCATATTTTTTTGTCTAATTAGAATTGTTAAATTAGTCGTTTTTTATTTTTGGTTAAGATTTTTTGAATCATTTCTTTAAGTCTAATTAAATATTTTCTTTTAATAAAATAATAAAAATATGAGAACATAAATTCCTTCCCGATTTGTATCTTTTGTTGACATAAAATAATTTTTTTCTTTAAGATAATAAAGACAAATTAATTTTTAGGAGGAGAGAGATGCGAGTATCCCTTAAAGTGAAATTATTGTTTTTGATTTTAGGCGGGGTGTTGTTTTCTGGGGTGATAAGCTTTGGAATTTTCGGCTATTATATAAAAGATATATCTCTCTCTTCTTTTCAGGATTCGATTCAGAAATATTTAAATCAATTTGACCGCAGTATTAATATATTTATTAACGAGTCCAAAGCCAATGTAGATGCTATTACTAAATTTTATTTAGTAAAAAAAATAGACGATAGTCTTACTTCTCATATAGATACCAATGAAGCTACCAAGACCATTCCGCGGGAAGATGATAAGTTAGGCCAGAAAATAGTTTTATTTATGAAAGCAATTCAACAAAGTCATCCTAATTATTTAGATGTGTATATAGGAACAAAGTATGGAGGATTTTTATTAGCTAGGGTAGATACTCTTCCTGCCCATTATGATCCGCGTAAAAGACCTTGGTATAAAGAAGCTGTCCAGCAAGCAGGAAAAATTATTATATCTAAAGCCTATACTTCTACTACAGGAGATGCAACCATAAGTATTGCCA
Coding sequences within it:
- a CDS encoding molybdopterin-guanine dinucleotide biosynthesis protein MobB; its protein translation is MKGELKALGFVGYKNSGKTSLIVEVAKTLTAQKYKVVMAKFSHHDFDREDTDTKKFKKCGCISIGLSENETFISWPFFKSLTDILPLLDADVLLVEGGKDLGWLPRIVLPKDEEDFDKLDNGLVLGYYHNSLKFKYKQFKNPAEVASLVLEKGFALPGLNCGACGFEDCSGLGKAIVQNKADISFCKILNNSETIVKVDNKRILLNPFVERVLKNNILAVLTELKGFKKGKIEVKFTV
- the hisS gene encoding histidine--tRNA ligase, translated to MNKITKIKGFADLFPPESTVYVQMEETARQVFSAYGCNEVRIPIVEKTELFARTIGGETDIVQKEMYTFQDRKGRSLTLRPEATAGMVRAFIESGPSQGSIAKYFTLGPMFRYERPQKGRMRQFHQIDVEFFGPTTPQADGELILMLWHYLTALKLDNFHLEINSLGCPKCRPQFKQKLLSFLQHIDESKLCADCKRRKQTNPLRVLDCKVSTCKEMVASAPKIIDSLCLECQKHFKDVLAILDKAGLNYTLNHLLVRGLDYYQRTTFEIIAENPNIGSQSAIAGGGRYDGLVKNLGGPDIPGLGFACGMERIALLLDKQNNFKQDFFLAVLSDKALNQAILLAQKLRNKGFKGEVSFEAKSLKSQLRYAHKKEVKTCLILGEDELSSGVIQAKNMETGLQQTIALEDIEQALGINF